One stretch of Tachysurus fulvidraco isolate hzauxx_2018 chromosome 12, HZAU_PFXX_2.0, whole genome shotgun sequence DNA includes these proteins:
- the tagapa gene encoding T cell activation RhoGTPase activating protein a: MKVLSGHVVTKSLLEDGIDLLIMTASDVHNNMGFPQHKQPYDSKLVNCDNISRKRWRNVFQRVKRKQMDPGSATKLFGQALSDVCEKNGNPPKPIMDILLVLCRKGPYTEGVFRKAGNARSLKDIKEQLNNGVEVDLKNKPVILLADLLKDFLRHLPGSLLMVDQYQAWMTALQKNDLHEKCTELQLVIKTLPEPNVVLLKHLIVLLYHIHANADRNKMNSHNLARCVSPNLLQTDIELIEKVTKLTEFLIENCCEIFGKDALTLLGEPEEEIFSDKNDSLTSLHHDSAYESNDTDVDGYRGSCTDMHAFHSDSEEKTLDCFQVSSSLDTKRKHTSKPFIRRCSEPTIVFNKSARNQPALTRSHTEMDFYGHNLTKQISDECVLPGSAKGLSLKNTCISPPGDHFQYTCKDCSLSSLESTFSSASENSLQTNSHINSSSRHTQAVQRKMSFPSRSKAHGTVLGEATKKRSQSMKTPNSRTKICFSRGGISKRAQKSLRHSQTLPEVLSLDTTFLVSQKPRRLSSEEVFQQVDSRILNNPPSYEQAIIDNAQTVLSLCSPLTVDAARCLSKHTSSQSTFPEEPSNSCSVKHSICWGGERNDVLAVSSTPPESQQVTISETEPEEANNDLAHCCSQQLLLTLNVRESYV, translated from the exons ATGAAGGTGTTGAGTGGCCACGTTGTG aCAAAATCTCTGCTTGAGGACGGCATAGACCTACTCATCATGACTGCCTCAGAT GTTCATAACAATATGGGATTTCCCCAACATAAGCAACCATATGACAGCAAGTTGGTGAACTGTG ACAATATCAGCCGAAAGCGCTGGAGGAACGTTTTTCAGCGGGTCAAAAGAAAACAGATGGATCCTGGTTCTGCTACTAAGCTTTTTGGACAAGCTTTGTCAGATGTCTGTGAAAAAAATGGCAATCCCCCAAAACCCATTATG GATATTCTCTTGGTGCTGTGCAGAAAGGGCCCATACACAGAAGGTGTGTTCCGGAAAGCTGGTAATGCCAGGTCTCTGAAAGACATTAAGGAGCAACTCAACAATGGGGTGGAAGTGGATCTGAAAAATAAGCCTGTGATCCTACTAGCTGATCTCCTCAAG GATTTCTTGAGGCACCTGCCTGGCAGTTTGCTAATGGTGGATCAATACCAGGCCTGGATGACTGCACTGCAAAAGAATGATTTACATGAAAAGTGCACTGAGCTCCAATT GGTGATTAAAACGCTTCCAGAACCAAATGTTGTCCTCCTGAAACACCTAATTGTTTTGCTCTACCACATACATGCCAATGCAGATAGAAACAAGATGAATTCCCACAATTTAGCTCGTTGTGTTTCACCCAACTTGCTCCAAACCGACATTGAACTGATAGAAAAA GTCACAAAACTGACTGAGTTCCTCATTGAAAACTGTTGTGAAATATTTGGAAAGGATGCTCTGACACTTCTTGGGGAGCCAGAAGAGGAAATATTCAGTGATAAAAATG ATTCACTGACCTCACTCCATCATGATTCTGCCTATGAGAGCAATGACACTGACGTGGATGGGTATAGAGGGAGCTGCACAGACATGCACGCCTTccattctgattctgaagaGAAAACTCTGGATTGCTTTCAAGTGTCCTCCTCCCTTGATACTAAGAGGAAACACACTAGCAAACCTTTTATTCGCAGGTGCTCTGAGCCAACAATTGTTTTCAACAAAAGTGCTCGAAACCAGCCTGCCCTAACCAGGAGCCACACAGAGATGGACTTTTATGGACATAATTTGACCAAACAGATCTCAGATGAATGTGTTTTGCCTGGGTCTGCTAAAGGGTTGTCACTTAAGAACACCTGTATTTCACCTCCAGGTGACCATTTCCAGTATACATGCAAAGACTGCTCCTTGAGTTCTCTGGAAAGCACCTTCTCCAGTGCCTCAGAGAACTCTCTCCAAACTAACTCCCATATCAATTCAtcctccagacacacacaggctgtgCAACGTAAAATGTCTTTCCCCAGCCGTTCAAAGGCACATGGGACTGTGCTTGGTGAAGCCACCAAGAAACGTTCCCAATCAATGAAAACACCAAATTCGCGGACTAAGATTTGCTTTTCTCGAGGTGGCATTAGCAAGCGAGCTCAGAAATCCTTACGCCACAGCCAGACACTCCCTGAAGTGCTGTCTTTAGACACGACCTTCCTCGTGTCACAAAAACCCAGACGTTTATCTAGTGAGGAAGTGTTCCAGCAAGTGGACAGCAGGATTTTAAATAATCCTCCATCGTACGAGCAGGCAATTATAGACAATGCTCAAACTGTGCTTTCACTCTGCAGCCCATTGACTGTTGACGCTGCCAGGTGTCTGTCAAAGCACACCAGCAGTCAGTCCACATTCCCTGAAGAACCATCAAATTCCTGCTCAGTGAAACATAGCATTTGCTGGGGTGGAGAGAGGAATGATGTATTGGCTGTGTCATCTACCCCACCAGAGTCACAACAGGTGACCATATCAGAGACTGAACCTGAAGAAGCTAACAATGACCTGGCACACTGTTGTAGTCAACAACTGTTGTTGACATTGAATGTCAGAGAGTCATATGTgtga
- the marc1 gene encoding mitochondrial amidoxime-reducing component 1 has translation MKMDFLVKLIAQNRKVAFCVSGAAVALLGLALGYKYTRRQKKLTDVGVVSQLLLHPMKSGKAVCVPAAECLRMGLKSGDLRDRHWLVITEDGHMVTGRQQPRLVLVSMTCDGGQVCLNAPEMEELKFPLHQPNNPIFKCRVFSSDTEGRDCGDEVSNWLTRYLAADQTMRLVHFEPQLKARTPPEKGFPKDEKVAYPDAAPIMLMSEASLKDLNGRLDSGITVCQFRPSIVVSNCEPFSEDSWDHVQIGQVELQRVMGCGRCLFTTVDPETGIFNKKEPLDTLRTYRLTDPAQKTAPILGQYYTVKKTGILHVGDPIYRISY, from the exons ATGAAGATGGATTTTCTGGTTAAATTAATTGCCCAGAACAGGAAAGTGGCGTTTTGCGTGTCAGGGGCGGCCGTGGCTTTGCTCGGACTCGCGCTCGGCTACAAATACACACGCAGGCAGAAAAAGTTAACTGATGTTGGAGTTGTTTCACAGCTGCTGCTTCACCCCATGAAGTCTGGAAAAGCGGTGTGTGTCCCTGCAGCCGAGTGCCTGAGAATGGGCCTGAAAAGCGGAGATCTTCGTGATCG TCACTGGCTGGTCATTACAGAAGATGGACACATGGTGACAGGGAGACAGCAGCCCCGCTTGGTTCTTGTGTCTATGACTTGTGATGGAGGCCAGGTTTGTCTCAATGCTCCCGAGATGGAGGAGCTCAAGTTTCCCCTTCATCAGCCCAACAATCCCATCTTTAAATGCAG GGTGTTTAGTTCAGATACCGAAGGCAGAGACTGTGGGGATGAGGTTTCTAACTGGCTCACTCGATATCTGGCAGCAGACCAGACCATGCGCTTGGTGCACTTTGAACCCCAGTTGAAAGCCCGAACACCTCCAGAGAAAGGCTTTCCCAAGGATGAAAAG GTGGCTTATCCAGATGCTGCTCCTATCATGCTGATGTCAGAGGCCTCTCTGAAAGATTTGAATGGCAGACTAGATTCTGGCATCACTGTTTGTCAGTTCCGGCCCAGCATTGTTGTCAGCAACTGTGAGCCTTTCAGCGAG gacTCATGGGACCATGTACAGATTGGGCAAGTGGAGTTGCAGAGAGTGATGGGCTGTGGAAG GTGTCTTTTCACCACAGTTGATCCTGAAACTGGAATATTCAACAAAAAAGAGCCACTGGACACTCTCAGAAC TTATCGGCTAACTGACCCTGCACAGAAAACTGCACCAATACTTGGACAATACTACACAGTCAAGAAAACTGGGATCCTCCATGTTGGTGATCCCATATACAGAATTAGTTACTGA
- the kcnk3b gene encoding potassium channel subfamily K member 3, with the protein MMKRQNVRTLALIICTLSYLLIGAGVFDALESKQEKTQRRKLDYRKFQLMSRYNLSRNDFEQIEKVVLLLKPHKAGVQWKFAGSFYFAITVITTIGYGHAAPSTDAGKAFCMGYALLGIPLTLVMFQSLGERINTFVRFLLHKVKKCVGLRRPEVSMANMVTIGFFSCVGTLCIGAGAFSHYEGWSYFHAFYYCFITLTTIGFGDYVALQKDNALHNDPHYVAFSFVYILMGLTVIGAFLNLVVLRFMTMNAEDERRDAEQRALLSKDKQKFQPPPCHTNLQTLQTEEQDAKRQGLKSVYAEVLHFQTVCSCLWYKSREKMVMLPQDLSFSDALMEQGNFFEPDTTGCVCSSQRCSAISTVSTDVRSISPFRLLSKRRSSV; encoded by the exons ATGATGAAAAGGCAGAACGTGCGCACGCTCGCTTTAATTATTTGCACCCTGTCCTATTTGCTAATTGGAGCGGGAGTCTTCGACGCGCTGGAGTCGAAGCAGGAAAAAACCCAGCGGAGAAAACTGGACTATCGCAAGTTTCAGTTGATGAGCAGGTACAATCTATCCAGGAACGACTTCGAGCAGATTGAGAAAGTGGTCTTGCTTCTGAAACCACACAAAGCCGGGGTGCAGTGGAAGTTCGCCGGCTCTTTTTACTTCGCCATCACTGTGATAacgaccatag GTTATGGCCATGCTGCTCCCAGCACAGATGCAGGGAAAGCTTTCTGCATGGGATATGCGCTTCTGGGCATCCCACTTACTCTGGTTATGTTCCAGAGCCTGGGTGAACGCATTAATACCTTTGTCCGATTCCTGCTGCACAAAGTCAAGAAGTGTGTGGGTCTGAGACGACCAGAGGTCTCCATGGCCAACATGGTGACTATCGGCTTCTTCTCTTGTGTCGGCACCCTTTGCATTGGGGCAGGTGCCTTCTCACATTATGAGGGCTGGAGCTACTTTCATGCCTTCTACTACTGCTTCATTACTCTGACAACCATCGGTTTTGGGGATTATGTGGCCCTGCAGAAGGACAATGCGCTCCACAATGACCCCCATTATGTGGCCTTTAGCTTTGTCTACATTCTGATGGGCCTGACCGTGATTGGTGCCTTCCTCAACCTGGTGGTGCTGCGTTTTATGACCATGAATGCAGAAGATGAGAGGAGGGATGCAGAACAACGGGCTCTACTCTCCAAAGACAAGCAGAAATTCCAGCCTCCTCCTTGCCACACCAACCTCCAAACCTTACAGACAGAGGAGCAGGATGCTAAGAGGCAAGGACTAAAGAGTGTCTATGCCGAGGTACTTCACTTCCAGACCGTCTGCTCCTGCTTGTGGTATAAGAGTCGGGAGAAGATGGTGATGCTTCCGCAGGACCTGTCCTTCAGTGATGCGCTCATGGAGCAGGGTAACTTCTTTGAGCCAGACACCACAGGCTGTGTTTGTAGCTCCCAGCGATGCTCAGCCATTAGCACTGTGTCCACTGATGTGAGAAGCATCTCCCCCTTCAGACTGCTCTCCAAGAGACGCAGCTCTGTCTAG
- the ezra gene encoding ezrin a, translated as MPKPVNVRVTTMDAELEFAIQSVTTGKQLFEQVVKTVGLREVWYFGLQYMDNKGYLTWLKLEKKVLSQDVKRETPLQFMFRAKYFPEDVDNELIQDITRKLFFLQVKDEILSDNVYCPPETAVLLASYSVQAKYGDYTKETHKSGYLSSERLLPQRVLEQHKLSKDQWEERIEVWHEEHSGMLKEDAMLEYLKIAQDLEMYGVNYFDIKNKKGTELWLGVDALGLNIYEKEDKLTPKIGFPWSEIRNISFNDKKFVIKPIDKKAPDFVFYAPRLRINKRILLLCMGNHELYMQRRKPDTIEVQQMKAQAREEKHQKQLERAMLENEKKKRENIEREKEQMEREKREMMLRLSQFEEKTKKAEKDLQMQLERAVRLEEERRKVEQEAARLESERQAALLAKEELARHAEDQMKNQEQLAAELADYTTKISLLEEAKKAKEQEANQWQNRAKEAQNDLVKTREELHLMMAAPVPPPPPPPLVIADEVHVEEAEHDDHDENMRSYSAEFQVEGIHNNRNEEDRLTEAEKNERVQRQLMALSSELADARDESKKTQNDILHMENMRAGRDKYKTLRQIRMGNTKQRIDEFEAL; from the exons ATGCCGAAACCA GTCAATGTCCGCGTCACTACAATGGACGCCGAGCTGGAATTTGCCATCCAGTCTGTCACCACAGGCAAACAACTCTTTGAGCAG GTTGTTAAAACAGTGGGTTTGCGTGAGGTGTGGTATTTTGGCCTGCAGTATATGGACAACAAAGGATATCTTACCTGGCTGAAACTGGAGAAAAAG GTGTTATCTCAGGATGTGAAGCGAGAGACCCCACTTCAGTTTATGTTTCGGGCTAAGTACTTCCCTGAGGATGTAGACAATGAGTTGATCCAGGATATCACGCGCAAGCTATTCTTCCTTCAGGTGAAGGATGAAATCTTGAGTGACAATGTTTACTGCCCTCCAGAGACAGCTGTGCTCTTGGCTTCCTACTCTGTGCAGGCCAAGTATGGAGATTACACCAAGGAGACCCACAAATCTGGCTATCTTTCATCAGAGCGCCTGCTGCCCCAAAG AGTGCTTGAGCAGCACAAACTCTCCAAAGATCAATGGGAAGAGAGGATTGAGGTTTGGCATGAGGAGCACAGTGGCATGTTAAA GGAAGATGCTATGCTGGAGTACTTAAAAATTGCACAAGATTTGGAGATGTATGGAGTCAACTACTTTGACATTAAGAACAAGAAAGGAACAGAGCTATGGCTTGGTGTGGATGCTCTTGGACTTAACATTTATGAGAAGGAGGATAA ACTGACACCAAAGATTGGATTCCCCTGGAGTGAAATCAGGAACATATCATTCAATGACAAGAAGTTTGTCATCAAACCAATTGACAAAAAGGCCCCA GACTTTGTGTTCTACGCCCCTCGTCTGCGCATTAACAAACGCATCTTGCTGCTGTGCATGGGGAACCATGAGCTGTATATGCAACGCAGGAAGCCCGACACAATTGAGGTGCAGCAGATGAAGGCACAGGCAAGAGAGGAGAAACACCAGAAGCAGCTGGAGAG AGCCATGCTtgaaaatgagaagaaaaagagagaaaatatcgagagagaaaaggagcagatggagagagagaagcgagaaATGATGTTGAGGCTTTCTCAGTTTGAAGAAAAGACCAAGAAAGCAGAGAAAG ACCTGCAGATGCAGCTGGAAAGGGCCGTGAGGCTGGAAGAGGAGAGGCGAAAGGTAGAGCAAGAGGCTGCTCGTCTGGAGTCTGAGAGACAGGCGGCTCTGCTGGCTAAAGAAGAATTGGCCAGACATGCTGAAGACCAGATGAAGAACCAGGAGCAGTTG GCTGCAGAACTTGCTGATTACACTACAAAAATCAGCTTGCTGGAGGAGGCCAAGAAAGCCAAGGAGCAAGAGGCTAACCAATGGCAGAACAGG GCTAAAGAGGCACAGAATGACCTGGTGAAGACTCGTGAGGAGCTGCATTTGATGATGGCTGCTCCagtaccaccaccaccaccaccacccttgGTTATTGCAGATGAAGTCCATGTGGAGGAGGCTGAGCATGATGACCATGATGAGAATATGAGAAGCTACAGTGCTGAGTTCCAGGTTGAAGGCATTCATAACAACCGTAACGAGGAGGACCGTCTCACAGAAGCGGAGAAAAATGAGCGTGTGCAGAGACAGCTTATG GCCCTGAGCTCTGAGCTGGCAGATGCACGGGATGAGTCCAAGAAGACCCAGAATGACATTCtgcacatggagaacatgcgTGCTGGGAGAGACAAGTACAAGACTCTGCGACAAATCCGCATGGGCAACACCAAGCAGAGAATAGATGAGTTTGAAGCCTTGTAG
- the susd4 gene encoding sushi domain-containing protein 4 isoform X2, which yields MKVDRKTSPFVRIAFTGQFLVIFSIFPLQLVTAFPQASIEQFCRDPGVPEHGSRTPSSGVFFENAMARFSCLGGYRLKGVSKITCVLFHNGSMGWRPSLKPVCLPEECLPPYIEDAVVANKTYRPGDNLIIRCYEGFQIRYPDTESMESVCQEDGTWDNQPICQGCLRPLIPPHSYMNISETQFSMPIGTVVHYQCFPGYKLEGAELLECMYSLIWSDVPPRCLDVEACPLPPMVEHGDYICHPQPCNRYIHGTVVEFYCDPGYSLMNDYKYITCQYGQWFPQMHIYCVQDETSWPGFQESLLHAWKPVAFTTSSVLLALFLVIIAKMSHCKCKSNQNSSEEQEDARGPNVIIVDGVAIPLPSYEEAVRGSCYQPPHVLPSSDPEPTQNSVEHDPPSYPGPTESQHDAPLDTGDSETCDSISEPSECLQAMHPSSSHDVGLSNVSEKTNAITSMEETASTSPSIDIADEIPLVDGGEEDF from the exons ATGAAGGTAGACAGAAAGACGTCTCCGTTTGTCCGTATTGCTTTCACCGGCCAGTTTCTTGTGATATTCAGCATCTTTCCTCTTCAGCTGGTCACCGCCTTCCCACAGGCTTCCATAG AGCAGTTCTGTAGAGATCCGGGTGTCCCCGAGCATGGAAGCAGAACACCAAGTTCTGGTGTTTTCTTTGAGAATGCTATGGCCAGATTCTCTTGTTTAGGGGGATACAGACTAAAAGGAGTATCAAAGATcacctgtgttttgtttcataatGGATCAATGGGATGGAGACCAAGCCTCAAACCAGTGTGCCTTCCTGAAG AATGTCTTCCTCCATATATTGAGGATGCTGTTGTAGCTAATAAGACCTACAGGCCAGGTGATAACCTTATTATCAGATGTTATGAGGGATTTCAAATCCGTTATCCTGACACAGAGAGCATGGAGTCAGTTTGCCAAGAGGATGGAACGTGGGACAATCAGCCCATCTGTCAAG GCTGCCTGCGCCCTTTGATTCCTCCTCATAGTTACATGAACATCTCAGAGACACAGTTCTCCATGCCCATCGGGACAGTAGTACACTACCAGTGTTTTCCAGGTTATAAGCTGGAGGGTGCAGAATTACTGGAATGCATGTATAGCCTCATATGGTCGGATGTGCCACCCAGGTGCCTTGACGTTGAAG CATGTCCCTTACCTCCGATGGTGGAGCATGGAGATTACATATGCCATCCACAACCATGTAACCGCTATATTCATGGGACAGTGGTGGAGTTCTACTGTGATCCTGGCTATTCTCTAATGAATGACTACAAATACATCACCTGTCAATATGGGCAGTGGTTTCCTCAAATGCATATCTACTGTGTCCAAGATG AAACTTCATGGCCTGGCTTTCAGGAATCTTTACTGCATGCATGGAAACCAGTGGCATTCACTACCTCAAGTGTGCTGTTAGCCCTGTTTCTAGTCATCATAGCAAAGATGTCTCACTGCAAATGCAAGAGCAATCAGAATTCAAG tgaagaacaagaagatgCCAGGGGTCCAAACGTCATAATAGTGGATGGTGTCGCCATTCCTCTACCTTCCTACGAGGAGGCAGTGAGAGGTTCATGCTACCAGCCTCCACATGTGCTTCCCTCTTCTGATCCAGAACCCACACAGAACTCAGTAGAGCATGACCCTCCTTCATATCCAGGACCCACAGAAAGTCAGCATGATGCTCCATTGGACACTGGAGATTCTGAGACATGTGACAGCATTTCAGAGCCATCAGAGTGTCTACAAGCTATGCATCCATCTTCATCACATGATGTTGGGTTGAGCAACGTATCTGAGAAGACCAATGCGATCACGTCCATGGAGGAAACTGCTTCCACAAGTCCCAGCATAGATATTGCTGATG AAATTCCTCTTGTGGATGGTGGTGAAGAAGACTTCTGA
- the susd4 gene encoding sushi domain-containing protein 4 isoform X1: protein MKVDRKTSPFVRIAFTGQFLVIFSIFPLQLVTAFPQASIAEQFCRDPGVPEHGSRTPSSGVFFENAMARFSCLGGYRLKGVSKITCVLFHNGSMGWRPSLKPVCLPEECLPPYIEDAVVANKTYRPGDNLIIRCYEGFQIRYPDTESMESVCQEDGTWDNQPICQGCLRPLIPPHSYMNISETQFSMPIGTVVHYQCFPGYKLEGAELLECMYSLIWSDVPPRCLDVEACPLPPMVEHGDYICHPQPCNRYIHGTVVEFYCDPGYSLMNDYKYITCQYGQWFPQMHIYCVQDETSWPGFQESLLHAWKPVAFTTSSVLLALFLVIIAKMSHCKCKSNQNSSEEQEDARGPNVIIVDGVAIPLPSYEEAVRGSCYQPPHVLPSSDPEPTQNSVEHDPPSYPGPTESQHDAPLDTGDSETCDSISEPSECLQAMHPSSSHDVGLSNVSEKTNAITSMEETASTSPSIDIADEIPLVDGGEEDF from the exons ATGAAGGTAGACAGAAAGACGTCTCCGTTTGTCCGTATTGCTTTCACCGGCCAGTTTCTTGTGATATTCAGCATCTTTCCTCTTCAGCTGGTCACCGCCTTCCCACAGGCTTCCATAG CAGAGCAGTTCTGTAGAGATCCGGGTGTCCCCGAGCATGGAAGCAGAACACCAAGTTCTGGTGTTTTCTTTGAGAATGCTATGGCCAGATTCTCTTGTTTAGGGGGATACAGACTAAAAGGAGTATCAAAGATcacctgtgttttgtttcataatGGATCAATGGGATGGAGACCAAGCCTCAAACCAGTGTGCCTTCCTGAAG AATGTCTTCCTCCATATATTGAGGATGCTGTTGTAGCTAATAAGACCTACAGGCCAGGTGATAACCTTATTATCAGATGTTATGAGGGATTTCAAATCCGTTATCCTGACACAGAGAGCATGGAGTCAGTTTGCCAAGAGGATGGAACGTGGGACAATCAGCCCATCTGTCAAG GCTGCCTGCGCCCTTTGATTCCTCCTCATAGTTACATGAACATCTCAGAGACACAGTTCTCCATGCCCATCGGGACAGTAGTACACTACCAGTGTTTTCCAGGTTATAAGCTGGAGGGTGCAGAATTACTGGAATGCATGTATAGCCTCATATGGTCGGATGTGCCACCCAGGTGCCTTGACGTTGAAG CATGTCCCTTACCTCCGATGGTGGAGCATGGAGATTACATATGCCATCCACAACCATGTAACCGCTATATTCATGGGACAGTGGTGGAGTTCTACTGTGATCCTGGCTATTCTCTAATGAATGACTACAAATACATCACCTGTCAATATGGGCAGTGGTTTCCTCAAATGCATATCTACTGTGTCCAAGATG AAACTTCATGGCCTGGCTTTCAGGAATCTTTACTGCATGCATGGAAACCAGTGGCATTCACTACCTCAAGTGTGCTGTTAGCCCTGTTTCTAGTCATCATAGCAAAGATGTCTCACTGCAAATGCAAGAGCAATCAGAATTCAAG tgaagaacaagaagatgCCAGGGGTCCAAACGTCATAATAGTGGATGGTGTCGCCATTCCTCTACCTTCCTACGAGGAGGCAGTGAGAGGTTCATGCTACCAGCCTCCACATGTGCTTCCCTCTTCTGATCCAGAACCCACACAGAACTCAGTAGAGCATGACCCTCCTTCATATCCAGGACCCACAGAAAGTCAGCATGATGCTCCATTGGACACTGGAGATTCTGAGACATGTGACAGCATTTCAGAGCCATCAGAGTGTCTACAAGCTATGCATCCATCTTCATCACATGATGTTGGGTTGAGCAACGTATCTGAGAAGACCAATGCGATCACGTCCATGGAGGAAACTGCTTCCACAAGTCCCAGCATAGATATTGCTGATG AAATTCCTCTTGTGGATGGTGGTGAAGAAGACTTCTGA